A single window of Onychomys torridus chromosome 8, mOncTor1.1, whole genome shotgun sequence DNA harbors:
- the Cebpd gene encoding CCAAT/enhancer-binding protein delta produces the protein MSAALFSLDSPARGAPWSSEPTAFYEPGRVGKPGRGPEPGDLGEPGSTAPAMYDDESAIDFSAYIDSMAAVPTLELCHDELFADLFNSNHKAAGAGGLELLPGGPTRPLGAGSATRGPLKREPDWGDTDAPGSLLPAQVAVCAQTVVSLAAAAQPTPPTSPEPPRGSPGPSLAAGPVREKGAGKRGPDRGSPEYRQRRERNNIAVRKSRDKAKRRNQEMQQKLVELSAENEKLHQRVEQLTRDLAGLRQFFKQLPSSPFLPPTGTDCR, from the coding sequence ATGAGCGCCGCACTTTTCAGCCTGGACAGCCCCGCGCGCGGCGCACCCTGGTCCTCCGAGCCCACGGCCTTCTACGAGCCAGGTAGAGTGGGCAAGCCCGGCCGCGGGCCCGAACCGGGGGATCTAGGGGAGCCGGGCTCCACGGCCCCTGCCATGTACGACGACGAGAGCGCCATCGACTTCAGCGCCTACATTGACTCCATGGCCGCTGTGCCCACCCTGGAGCTGTGCCATGACGAGCTCTTCGCCGACCTCTTCAACAGCAACCACAAAGCGGCCGGCGCGGGCGGCCTGGAGCTGCTGCCCGGCGGCCCCACTCGCCCCCTAGGTGCGGGTTCAGCCACCCGGGGCCCGCTCAAGCGTGAGCCCGATTGGGGCGACACCGACGCGCCGGGCTCCCTGCTGCCCGCGCAAGTGGCCGTGTGCGCGCAGACGGTGGTGAGCCTGGCGGCCGCGGCGCAACCCACACCGCCCACGTCGCCCGAGCCCCCTCGAGGCAGCCCAGGGCCGAGCCTCGCGGCCGGCCCCGTCCGAGAGAAGGGCGCCGGCAAGAGGGGTCCGGACCGCGGCAGCCCCGAGTACCGGCAGCGGCGTGAGCGCAACAACATCGCTGTGCGCAAGAGCCGCGACAAGGCCAAGCGCCGCAACCAGGAGATGCAGCAGAAGTTGGTGGAGCTGTCGGCCGAGAACGAGAAGCTGCACCAGCGCGTGGAGCAGCTCACGCGGGACCTGGCCGGCCTCCGGCAGTTCTTCAAACAGCTGCCCAGCTCGCCTTTCCTGCCCCCCACCGGCACCGACTGCCGGTAA